TTTTCGATCCTCTGCTGCAATATACTCCCTGAATGATGTAAGAAGGAAGTCAGGTGAGATGCTCTCTTCTCCAAATAGGCAAGATGCCAAAAACAGTTGTGAAAGATTTATGGGAAAGTATTGTACAGTGTTGTAGCCATACACAAGAATTCTGGCAATTGCCTCCCATTGTGGCCTCTGTAAATCGTGCCGGATAAAGGGGACTTTCTCTCCACTAACGACTGCAAGTGAGGTGAACACATTCTGCCAGAATTCTGTAAGAACATCTAGAAGAACCCCTCTGCCTCTTCCCTCTTCCTGCTGGCCCCTGGCATCGATGACAATAACATCAAGCAGGCAGTCTGAAATGTGTGGATCACTGAAAATTTCAATCACATCTTTCCTAATAGTGCTGCGATGAACAATCACTTCCCTTTTTGgtgcatcatcatcatcataaagCATCGACGTCAAACCTTCATCATTACCTAACAAACAAAGTCATAAAGTTGTTTTAAATACAATACTGAATTTTTATCAAGTGCACAACGCCCTACGCGGGAATCATTATGGGATATAAGACCTGATCCATCACTGATTGCCAACGGGACTTTGAGCGCGATGCTCAACTACTTTGCTTATCATCAGGTCTCTGAAGAGTCGCTTGGCAGCGGCAAAACAGGTTTGTCAGAAAGCTATTgaattcacaataattattaatgaacaTGCACAGATTTCATAAGTCACGTTTTCTGTAATTGCACTTatcaaaagaaatgaataaactaGGTTATACTATTAATGTATCAAATATAGATGTATCAGTGAATACTAATTTTAGTTCATGAAATTCTTATATTTTACTGTACCttgttgaaatgtttcataattATTGCTCTCCTGTGCTGCTTGGGCAGATTGGCATTGGTTGGACCATGCAGAATAATGAAGTCCTACAGGCTGGTCTGCCTGTATAGATAGGTGGCAGTCTGAAGATTGGCTGGCCGATGGCATTTGATGTAATGATCCGGATGGTTGTCCTGTTATGTGACATAGTCAATTAACATAACAGTGACTGAAGGGAGTGGCATTATGTACCATGAGTTATGTATGATATTTGAGGCACTACTAATGATAAGTATGTAGTAATCTGTCCCTGGTAAGTGTGTCAGATGGGAGTGTGTGGTTGACTGTGGGAGTAAAGGGAGTGGTCCAGTGTTTGACAGGGGGAGGGTAGGGGAAGGAAGAAGTGATTGCAGCACCAAATATTTCTTTGACGTTCTTTGTAACCCCCCAAAATTCCAAGCCCAATTTTTTAAAACACACCGAAAAAAAGTTAAAGCCCCTTTTCAGACAGTTTATAAGAACAAACCATTCTGATCTGCAGTGTTGAAGGCTTGAAAAATTGgatttagttaaaaaaaaaaagaaatacactGGTTTGATAAAGACTAACTTtatagggaaaaaaattcaaaccaaagaaaaatttgACCCACAACATCCACATTATTGAGAAAAACTAGTGCAGTATCAATGAATACTACTTTTAGTTTATGACATTTGTTTTACTGCACCTTGTTGAGATATGTCAACATTGTTCTGCTGTGTGACTTGGGCAGATTGGCATTGGTTGGACTGTGAAGAAGAGTGGAGTCCTACTGGCTCGTTTGCCTGTGCAGGTTGGTTATATTCTGAAGATTGGTTGGCATGTGGCAATTGAATTTGGTGTCTTGATGGCTGTCCTGTGAAATGACATTTACAAATTATGGAAAGTTTACAGTGATCAAGTAGGTGGTGTAACTATGTATTATAAGAGATGAAAGACAGATTGAAAATAACTGAAACAGATAAATATCGTCCTCCATGGAAGCTGAAAAGTAACCTAAAATtccaattttttaaaaaaaaattgtgaacttttaattttaatatcaTGATTTCATGCTCGTCTCAGTAAGACACAAACATACACTTCATACATGAACTACATAAAAAGCACCTGTAAATTGGTTTTGCCCCTCACTATCATTTTCCTCATCTCCCTGCATTTAAGAAACATGaaaaacaatcataataataagCCAAAAAGATAGACTGGCAAGGGCATGCGCTTTAGGATTTTGTGATAACATGTGATAGTTCCCTGTACGCTTGCTGCTagtcaaaacaatgaaagtaaGTTTAAATTTGTATAATGAAATAGATACTTGAGTATAACCCGGAAACTAATGGGAgggattttgcattttttttttactaataaaaatgcaaaatcacTCCCATTAGTTTCCAGGTTATACTCAATTATCTATTCCTAGATAGGTGTCTCCGTTTAATTTCTTGTAAACTTGAATGAAACACATGTTATTCTTATTGGtattattagtaatattactaaaaaataaaattcagaccACTAAGTGAACACAACTGAATAATCCTTCGTGTACAATGACTAAAAAGTGTCTAATATCAATGAAATTCCCATGGCAGAGTCATTGTCCTCATCCAGGCGCATCAGAGTACTATAATCCCGTTCTCCCTCTCTCTTTGTTACCAGcattaaattttgcaaaaattaatCACAAAAAAAGGCTTACCTCTAACAAATCTGGCAGTAAAACGCTACTTGGTCTCACGTACACCGGCTTGTTTTTAAAGAGGCGATGAAGAATTATGCCATTGATTCCTGCCTGTCCAGGGGCTAAGGTTGGTTTCACTAATTTAGTGTGTACAAAAGTTAAGACCTCGATGTCAGTTAAAGGGGGAATTTTATCAGGGAAGGCTTCCAATATAGTCGCCTCTACTTGCACCTCATTCATGTCTTTGGAAAATGGACAAGCCGAGAGCACGTGGCCATTTTCCATGAGCACCACTCTTGCACCTTGCCTGGGAACGGTGTTAGAATCCGGGCCATTTAGCAGAACCAAAACAGAAACTGGGTTTTCTCAGACCTTGGTCTTGTCCTCGATCTGCTTCTGTTGTTACCATTTCCAATCCGTCGCATATTCATTAACCGTCTGAAACGAGACGTACCTTGTTGGCCTTGCTGTGCGGAACGGGAGCCTGCAGATGCAGTAGACCTGCTCGCTCTTCCAAAAACCCCAGCGACCTCTCTGTTTATATTCGTAGGTGACTGACTGCGGTTTTGATTTTCCATCTGGCCTGAAAGTTGTCGAAAGGTTTCTAATAGCTGTTCGCATTCCTGCACAATTTCTCTGTCCGACATTTTGAAGGTTTTCCCCGCGAAAAAGGTCTAAGCTTTCGCGCGAAAAAACCTAAATACCTCGTGAAATAGGTCACGTATTATACTACAAAAAGCCGCTGACTCGCCGGCTCAAGAAAAACTAATCGATATTCTCGACTGTTGATTTCTGAATCTCGTATACCgatttttcattctcaatgGGTGATGTATCGAGCTGTCACGCTGTTTGCTCCAAGCTGATTAGATGCATTGCTTAGTATCATCCAATCAGCGTACAGCAACAGCGTAACTGTGGATGAGCTTTCAGAATGTCGGTTCGGTAAGTTAACGTAAAACGATTTTCAAGGAGCATTTAAACATCTAACAAGCAGTTTCGTCAGTTTAACAAAGGAGCGTTTCAGTGAACATCAAAACAGCGTGGTACAAAATATCTTGTTGTTACAAATTAATCGTGACGTAATTCGGTCGCGGTCAACGGCCGTGAATACTCGATGAGAGGTTTCCGCATGAGCGAACAGTTCATTCTGTCGACTGAAGAGTTGTGTTGTTTTCTCGTCTGTCTCCTTTAACTGTAAAGGGAAAGCTGCCACAAATACGCCATTTAGCTGTCCCTTAAATTAGCCTTCGGCAAAATACTCTGATCTAGTAGCTCATGTTGACTCATCCCAGACGTAGTCAATCGATAAACCGATAATCGAAATCAATCGATAGCAATCGATATCAATCGAAGATAGAAAGACATCAACATTCTCGCTAATCCTGGGTTAGAAGGAGAGCAAAAGAACAGTCTCTAGGTTCAAGGGAATAATTTACATTTGCTGTCAGGTTATTTTTCTCAGCTTCGACTCTGTTCCTTTGTTCTCGCCGGATAGAGCATTAAATTGGCCAATTTGAGCTTCATATAGAGGTCCAAAGGACACAAACAACGGATTTAAATATAACGTCATTCAATGAATTTACTATATTGAGTGCCTTTGTGTGTGTCCTCCAGGTTCCCTCTCATCCACAAAAAACACTCAGCTCAAACACGCACACGCAAAAGAAATAAACCGGGTTTTCTAGGCCAATCACGTAAAACTCTCTACCCCTCTACAATCAATCAAATTAGGTGCTTCCCAGAACAACTGATGGTGTCGAATTGTTGTCCTCAATCCAACTCcaggaaaaaagaaacttgGTGTCCGAATGCCTGACCCTTGCCCAGGAAGAAGATCTCACACGTCTAATTTCATCTGTACTTTGTAACATTCATAGTTCACTCAACGTTCCCTACAAAACACTTTCTAATCTCATTATTTTTAAGGTGCTCTTTCATGCAATGCAAAGCCATTTACTTGATTTTCGTTATCTGGCATTTAAAACACCTTTCAAAAGGTGAATTGGCCATGTGACGGTTCGTTATTCAAAGTGCTATATTTGCTTTCGTTCGTTGACGAAGGAAGCATTCAATTCCAGGCCGAGAAATTCAGAGTAATTCTCTGGGGCAAGGAATGAATTATTTTCAGCACTTCAAATTACACCCgcgatagagcggttttcaattcGAAAGTAATTTCGCGATTGCTTTGGTTTAGGTTTAGTCTACTCTGTGATTAGATCAAAAACCTCGGGCGAACtattcagccaatcagcggGCTACTTGCATTTGGtccgtgctctgattggctggcCTGAGTAAAACCCAGTCGTAATTGACTTCCATTTGTGGTTAAATGAAGGGTTTATTTGCGTCTCTACGTCATTGGCTCTGTGATTACTCGGGTTTTGTTTCAACAACGACACTCAGTCCACCGTAGAGAAAAGGAAGGTGACTTGTACATTTAGCCACAATTCTGTGCGAGCAGAGAACACTAAATCGTGTTAAAATGTTAGAAGTCTGTGTTTTAGAGACACTGAAATTGAAAGGAAAGCTGCTGTTGCATATCTTTTTCCTAAAACGTGTGAAAACATCTCTACATattattgaaactgatttaGTCTCCAAAGGTATTTTGGTTAAATGTACCGTGGATTGAAAATCGTTTTAATAGTTAAATCTTATTTTCTAATGGTGGTGCTACGTGCAGTATCCAATGGTATTTGGGATTGTGCTTGAGCTGCAAGATTTTCtgagtgttttttgttttggtttccaCCAGGTGTTTAATTGACAGCCATGATTCCAGTGGAAAAACTGTCCCAGTTTGAGTCAACGAATGCTTCGTACAGAATCCTGAAGCCATGGTGGGATGTATTCACTGACTATCTGTCACGAGCCATACTGATCATTGCTTTGTCTGCAGGGGCAATGCAAGCACTAAAAGGTGATCTCATCTGTCTTCCAGCAGCTGAATGCAACTTCAACCTAAACAAGGTAGCCAACGATTCAAGGAATGGCAGCATTCCAGTTTCCACAAGCTTCCTGAGAGCAAACCGTAgcttttgtcaaaaatattaCGCTTCGGCCGCAAGGGACTCAAGAATGAAGGTAATCGCATATACCAAACTAGAAGATAGACGGCAGTACGACTTTGTGGATGCCCAGTGCGGTCAGGAAGCTTTACATTGTTTTGCATCATACTTGCCGTTCATCCTTTTTCTTCAAGCAGCGATACTTGTGATTGTTGATAACTTTTGGCTGAAGTTTCCTAAGACGTCTTCGACCATTgatcattttgtaaagctgGTTTTGGAGTGTTTTAATTCTACAGGGACATGCTTGGATGTGTCTAATGTCTTGTGGGGAACAAATCTTTCCGATAAAGCCGAAAGCAATGTGTCAGGAGACATAGAACAAGGTACTAGGAAAAGATACAAGCTCCTCCAGGAAGATCCTCTTGCAGTGCAAAATCCACCAACTGAGACAGATAGAGATCCGACCTCAGCCTTTGAGCTTTCTGACGCCATCAAAGCCAAGACGTTGTGCGAGAAAATACGACACTTTCGAAAGTATGTCGAATCACATCAAGAACATCGATTTTTGGTGGGGATATATATAGCTCAAGCCTTCTTTCAATGTGTGCTTTCACTgttgtttttcatcttgaatGTCTGCTATCACAACAAAGTAGGAAGCACATTGAAATGCGATACCGATGGCACAATTAATGGACATTACGATTTCTTTAAGTGCACATATGGTATTGCTGCGTACTTTCGTGCTTCACTAGTTATATTTGATGTGCTTATAGCTGTGTATTGTCTGTTCTGTGTTTTCATGTGCCTTTGGACAGCGTACGTATGGAAGTTCAAAACACCGTTTTCCTTCAAAGAGGTAAAAGACTTTTATACGGAGGCATTAAAGCTAGGTGACATAAAAGACGCCCATGGTGACCTCGCCTTGATGCTTCATCTTTTGAATGAGTATAATAAACTATACGTGTATAGGTTTGCTGTGTTCTTGTCAGAAAAGAACGAAAAGAGGCTTCAAAGGTTCATACTCTGGAAGGAATGGCCACTTGATAAATTGCAAAGGATGAGTACCGAAAATGGAACTAAATTAAGGTTAAACAGCTTGTCTGGAATCCCTAAGACTATTTTCCAGTTGTCGGAGCTAGAATCGTTAACACTGGAAGACTGCACTTTGACAGAAGAGGATTTCGACCCGGAGGATTGGCGAAAACTTGAGCTACGATCACTTTCATTGGTGAGATGTTGCTTGGAGTCTATCCCTGAAGCAATCTTTCAAAACTGTGAATTCCTTGAAACATTAGACTTGTCCTACAACAGGATCAAAAGTGTCCCTGAGAATATAGCAGCTCTTCATTACTTACACACGTTGAATATTGCTGGCAACCAGGTGACTGAAGGCGTGGAGCATATCATGAAGATTGACAGTCTCACAGTTTTAAATTTGAGGGAAAACGATTCCCTCCAGAATGTTCCAAATGGAATTGTTGGTCACCCGGGGATAAGGAAACTGCTCGTTAACGGAACTGTTGTTTCAAACATGTCGGCGCAAATGAAACAAAACCTCCAAGGTATAATTGATACAGGAAGGGGATCTCCTGATGACATCACAGTGATAGAGTACTCACCCTCTAAGGCCCCACACATTG
This window of the Acropora muricata isolate sample 2 chromosome 14, ASM3666990v1, whole genome shotgun sequence genome carries:
- the LOC136898255 gene encoding uncharacterized protein, which encodes MENGHVLSACPFSKDMNEVQVEATILEAFPDKIPPLTDIEVLTFVHTKLVKPTLAPGQAGINGIILHRLFKNKPVYVRPSSVLLPDLLEGDEENDSEGQNQFTGQPSRHQIQLPHANQSSEYNQPAQANEPVGLHSSSQSNQCQSAQVTQQNNVDISQQGQPSGSLHQMPSASQSSDCHLSIQADQPVGLHYSAWSNQCQSAQAAQESNNYETFQQGNDEGLTSMLYDDDDAPKREVIVHRSTIRKDVIEIFSDPHISDCLLDVIVIDARGQQEEGRGRGVLLDVLTEFWQNVFTSLAVVSGEKVPFIRHDLQRPQWEAIARILVYGYNTVQYFPINLSQLFLASCLFGEESISPDFLLTSFREYIAAEDRKVLDACLSDAFDPDDKETLEFVTTFKCFRMPSKDNIQKIILELAHQKLIQKPRYVVNSWASIVNSLRSHYSFQTLEGLKGLCDSKRPTAKRLIKLFRAEPSNDAERQSLEHLKRFVKSLEGKALRLQFCTGSDVITTDGIEVSFSSLEGLQRRPVARTCVPLLELPTTYESYPALVEEFTNVLNEAQA
- the LOC136898253 gene encoding volume-regulated anion channel subunit LRRC8A-like, with translation MIPVEKLSQFESTNASYRILKPWWDVFTDYLSRAILIIALSAGAMQALKGDLICLPAAECNFNLNKVANDSRNGSIPVSTSFLRANRSFCQKYYASAARDSRMKVIAYTKLEDRRQYDFVDAQCGQEALHCFASYLPFILFLQAAILVIVDNFWLKFPKTSSTIDHFVKLVLECFNSTGTCLDVSNVLWGTNLSDKAESNVSGDIEQGTRKRYKLLQEDPLAVQNPPTETDRDPTSAFELSDAIKAKTLCEKIRHFRKYVESHQEHRFLVGIYIAQAFFQCVLSLLFFILNVCYHNKVGSTLKCDTDGTINGHYDFFKCTYGIAAYFRASLVIFDVLIAVYCLFCVFMCLWTAYVWKFKTPFSFKEVKDFYTEALKLGDIKDAHGDLALMLHLLNEYNKLYVYRFAVFLSEKNEKRLQRFILWKEWPLDKLQRMSTENGTKLRLNSLSGIPKTIFQLSELESLTLEDCTLTEEDFDPEDWRKLELRSLSLVRCCLESIPEAIFQNCEFLETLDLSYNRIKSVPENIAALHYLHTLNIAGNQVTEGVEHIMKIDSLTVLNLRENDSLQNVPNGIVGHPGIRKLLVNGTVVSNMSAQMKQNLQGIIDTGRGSPDDITVIEYSPSKAPHIEKVRNDRENVYKMTSQPKGLALIFEVVNYFDEMDVPFGSGVDVERLEKLFKGIGYNVRIQRDPLSAEDFEIHLKYFLAKHAIGDSVIVTVMAHGSNEGVVCCDGSIVSVDKIVSILGNAVIYRGKPKLIFIQACRSSRLSHVRTEPSSPVDLSLREANEGMSTMYLPTISRNPVESDAALPDACQAEEREDSDSLPLGIPAYPDVLIGYSTLPGFVSYRGSREGSWYIQSLVEFFSQYAFEEDVLSLLTFVNYNVSRKFKTMHGFRQIPAPQSTLTKKLFFLPGYFEDDDQYSAASTST